The DNA window TGGCGGAAGCGATCGAGGCGATTGCCCACGGCGATGAAAGCACGTCCAAAGTGGTCGGCCGCATCGTCGAAGACATCAAGTTGCCACCGGGTACCACCATCGGTGCGATCGTGCGTGGCGACGATGTGATCATCGCCAACGGCAATAGCAAAATCGAACAGGGCGATCACGTCATCATGTTTATTACCGACAAGAAATTCGTGCCGGACGTTGAACGCTTGTTCCAACCGAGCCCGTTCTTCTTGTAGAACGAATTTATTAGGCGATGGTCTATAATCGCGTAGTTGTTCTCTGCCTTGGGGGGAGATAAAACTTCTCTCCTTTTGTGGCAAAGGGAAATTGCTTTGTTAAACTTGAGTTATTAATTCTGCAAGGGGTGCGTTCTATGAGTATGTTGAAAGAGTTTCGCGAATTTGCCATGCGTGGCAACGTGGTCGATTTGGCCGTCGGTGTGATTATCGGTGCTGCATTCGGCAAGATTGTTTCGTCCTTCGTGGCCGATATCATCATGCCACCTCTGGGCTTGCTGATCGGCGGCGTCGACTTTAAACAGTTCCATCTGGTATTACGTGAAGCTCAGGGCGCCGTCCCGGCGGTGGTAATGAACTACGGTTCATTCATTCAAACCGTATTCGATTTCGTGATTGTCGCCTTCGCCATCTTCCTGGCGATTAAATTGATGAACAAAATGCGCCGCAAGCAGGAAGAAGCACCGGCAGCGCCGCCAGCACCTACTGCAGAAGAGAAACTGCTGACGGAAATCCGTGACCTGCTGAGCCAGCAACAGCAGCCAAAACTGTAAAACAGCGTTTGGTTATGCCAATAAAAAGCCACCTGACGACGGTGGCTTTTTTAATGCCTTAAAACCAGAAGGCCAGTGGTAACTTATCGTTTGATAGTTTACCACTGGCCTCCCAGTTACCGCCTTTGTTGTGTTTTTCTTTACGCCGATAGCTGCCTTTGCCTTTCACATTCTTTTCTACTCTTTGACGGAATAGCGGATCATGCAGCAGCGCCTCAATGGCGTTATCTTGTATCTGACCTTTAGTGTGACGATATTTCGTCATGATAATGCTCCTGTAAAAGGTGTGGTGATAAAACGGGGCGATAATACTGCCGGCGGTATAAAAATTAAAGTGCCGTCAACAACCTTTTTTACCTTTTTCATCGCTGGCGCCCTGTTCTAAGGCTTCCAGAATAGAACAATAATTGCTGGTATGGGCAGTACCGCAGCAGGCATCACTCAGCCGCTTCAGCGATTCACGCATACGAGTCAGCTCCGCCAACTTGCTTTCCACTTCGCTCAGGCGCGCATCGACGATAGACTTCGACTCCTGACAGGTATGATGCTCAGGATCGACGCGGATCGACAGCAGCTCGGCGATCGTTTCCAGAGTAAACCCCAGTTGCTTAGCATAGCGAATGAAGCGCAGCCTCTGCAGATCCTGCTCGGTGTACAGCCGATAGCCACCTTCGGTGCGGACATTGTGATCCATCATGCCCTGCTTTTCATAGTAACGCACGGTATCCGGCGTCACTTCGGCGAGTTTGGCCAACTGACCTATCTTGAACATTACTTCTCCTCTCGGGTAAATTTGCCGTCCAATGCACGCTGATATTCACCATGTAAGAAATCCGTGCTCATCCCAGCCTGGCGCAACCGGTGCTCCAGCAGCGCCATGCGTTTGCTGAGTTCGACATAATCCGGATGCTCACCGTTAATCCCTTGCAGCAAGCGAGCAACGGTCAATGCCTCTTTGCGATCTTCCAGTGCCGGTGGCAGGTAACCGGCATTCTTCAGCAGACGGTAACCGGCGCGCAGCTCAGCCGGCACTGCGCTGTCATCTTCCAGCGCCAACGGTTGGCCCTGTCCGGGCAGATTGTCGAACTCGCCTTTATCCTGGGCATCAAGGATATGGCGTTCCGCCCATTGATCGAGCAACCCCATGACAGACAACCTCGGTAAGCCTAATGATGAAGCCTTAGCATAGCGGATAGGGGCGGGGATCTTAAGCGCAGCGGGAGAATTACGCACATTCGGCTAGGTTTGGACGTAAAAAAACCGGGCAAGCCCGGTTTTTTTACGCGTCTACAGATTACTCTGCAGTTGCTACTTCTGCTTGAGACTCAGCACGATCAACCAGCTCGATGTATGCCATCGGCGCGTTGTCGCCTGCGCGGAAGCCACACTTCAGAATGCGAGTGTAACCACCGGCACGGCTCGCGAAACGCGGGCCCAGCTCGTTAAACAGTTTTGCCACGATCTCGTTATCACGAGTACGGGCGAATGCCAGACGACGATTAGCTACGCTGTCGGTCTTGGCAAGAGTAATCAGCGGCTCAACAACGCGACGCAGCTCTTTTGCTTTTGGCAGGGTCGTCTTGATGATCTCATGACGAACCAAAGAGCCGGCCATGTTACGGAACATAGCCTGGCGATGGCTGCTGTTACGGTTCAGTTGACGACCACTCTTACGATGGCGCATGACCTTATCCTTCTCAGTAAAACCTTAACCTGTGATCCGGTTACTCGTCAGCAATGCTTGCCGGCGGCCAGTTTTCCAGGCGCATGCCCAGAGACAGACCACGTGAGGCCAGCACGTCTTTAATCTCGGTAAGAGATTTTTTACCCAGGTTTGGCGTTTTCAGCAACTCAACCTCGGTACGCTGTACCAGATCACCGATGTAGTGGATAGCTTCTGCCTTGAGGCAGTTAGCAGAGCGGACAGTCAATTCCAGATCGTCAACAGGGCGCAGCAAGATCGGATCGAACTCTGGTTTCTCTTCTTTAACTTCCGGTTGACGTACATCACGCAGGTCAACGAAAGCTTCAAGTTGTTCAGCCAGAATGGTGGCCGCACGGCGGATCGCCTCTTCAGGATCGATCGTGCCATTAGTCTCCATCTCGATGACCAGCTTATCCAAGTCAGTACGCTGTTCTACACGCGCAGCTTCAACATTGTAGGCGATACGCTCTACAGGGCTGTAGCAGGCGTCAACCAACAGACGACCGATTGGGCGCTCATCTTCTTCCGAATGAATTCGGGCAGAAGCCGGCACATAACCGCGACCGCGCTGAACTTTGATACGCATGCTGATAGCCGCGTTCTCATCAGTCAGGTGGCAAATCACGTGCTGAGGCTTGACGATTTCGACATCACCATCATGGGTGATGTCGGCAGCGGTCACAGGGCCAATGCCAGATTTATTCAGGGTAAGAATAACTTCGTCTTTGCCTTGAACTCTCACCGCCAGCCCTTTCAGGTTGAGCAGGATCTCCAGGATATCTTCCTGTACGCCTTCTTTGGTGCTGTACTCATGCAGTACACCATCAATCTCAACCTCGGTCACCGCGCAACCCGGCATAGATGAAAGCAGAATACGGCGCAGTGCGTTGCCAAGAGTATGGCCAAAGCCACGCTCTAAAGGCTCAAGGGTCACCTTGGCGTGCGTCGAACTGACTTGCTCGATATCTACCAGGCGCGGTTTTAGAAACTCTGTCACAGAACCCTGCATTGTGTCCTCTCTTTGGTACTAAGCTTTACTTGGAGTAAAGCTCGACGATCAGGTGTTCGTTAATGTCCGCAGACAGATCGGTACGTTCAGGCATACGCTTGAACACGCCTTCCATCTTAGCAGCATCAACTTCCAGCCAAGTCGGCTTTTCACGCTGCTCAGCCAGCTCCAGAGAAGCTTTAACACGAGACTGCTTTTTAGCTTTCTCGCGGATGCTGACTACGTCATTCGGAGATACCTGATAAGAAGCGATGTTAACAACGT is part of the Serratia marcescens genome and encodes:
- a CDS encoding DUF1992 domain-containing protein; the encoded protein is MGLLDQWAERHILDAQDKGEFDNLPGQGQPLALEDDSAVPAELRAGYRLLKNAGYLPPALEDRKEALTVARLLQGINGEHPDYVELSKRMALLEHRLRQAGMSTDFLHGEYQRALDGKFTREEK
- a CDS encoding DNA-directed RNA polymerase subunit alpha — translated: MQGSVTEFLKPRLVDIEQVSSTHAKVTLEPLERGFGHTLGNALRRILLSSMPGCAVTEVEIDGVLHEYSTKEGVQEDILEILLNLKGLAVRVQGKDEVILTLNKSGIGPVTAADITHDGDVEIVKPQHVICHLTDENAAISMRIKVQRGRGYVPASARIHSEEDERPIGRLLVDACYSPVERIAYNVEAARVEQRTDLDKLVIEMETNGTIDPEEAIRRAATILAEQLEAFVDLRDVRQPEVKEEKPEFDPILLRPVDDLELTVRSANCLKAEAIHYIGDLVQRTEVELLKTPNLGKKSLTEIKDVLASRGLSLGMRLENWPPASIADE
- the mscL gene encoding large-conductance mechanosensitive channel protein MscL; translation: MSMLKEFREFAMRGNVVDLAVGVIIGAAFGKIVSSFVADIIMPPLGLLIGGVDFKQFHLVLREAQGAVPAVVMNYGSFIQTVFDFVIVAFAIFLAIKLMNKMRRKQEEAPAAPPAPTAEEKLLTEIRDLLSQQQQPKL
- the rplQ gene encoding 50S ribosomal protein L17, giving the protein MRHRKSGRQLNRNSSHRQAMFRNMAGSLVRHEIIKTTLPKAKELRRVVEPLITLAKTDSVANRRLAFARTRDNEIVAKLFNELGPRFASRAGGYTRILKCGFRAGDNAPMAYIELVDRAESQAEVATAE
- a CDS encoding alternative ribosome-rescue factor A; translated protein: MTKYRHTKGQIQDNAIEALLHDPLFRQRVEKNVKGKGSYRRKEKHNKGGNWEASGKLSNDKLPLAFWF
- the zntR gene encoding Zn(2+)-responsive transcriptional regulator gives rise to the protein MFKIGQLAKLAEVTPDTVRYYEKQGMMDHNVRTEGGYRLYTEQDLQRLRFIRYAKQLGFTLETIAELLSIRVDPEHHTCQESKSIVDARLSEVESKLAELTRMRESLKRLSDACCGTAHTSNYCSILEALEQGASDEKGKKGC